A single window of Ovis aries strain OAR_USU_Benz2616 breed Rambouillet chromosome 24, ARS-UI_Ramb_v3.0, whole genome shotgun sequence DNA harbors:
- the PSMG3 gene encoding proteasome assembly chaperone 3 yields MEGKPLLTSKQKTAVVCGVPTQVVCTAFSSHILVVVTQLGKMGTLVSLEPSSVTGDIGKPVLTTKVLLGKDEPLVHVFAKNLVAFVSQEAGNRAVLLALAMKDKSMEAVKGLKEVIQTCQVW; encoded by the exons ATGGAAGGTAAACCATTGTTGACATCCAAGCAGAAGACTGCAGTGGTGTGTGGAGTCCCCACCCAGGTGGTCTGCACAGCCTTCAGCAGTCACATCCTGGTGGTGGTGACCCAGCTGGGGAAGATGGGTACCTTGGTCTCCCTGGAACCCAGCAGCGTGACTGGCGACATCGGCAAGCCTGTGCTGACCACTAAAGTCCTCCTCGGGAAGGATGAG CCCCTCGTCCATGTCTTCGCAAAGAACCTGGTGGCGTTTGTTTCTCAAGAAGCTGGAAACAGAGCCGTTCTCCTCGCCCTGGCCATGAAGGACAAGAGCATGGAGGCGGTGAAGGGCCTGAAGGAGGTGATCCAGACGTGCCAGGTGTGGTGA